Proteins from a genomic interval of Rosa chinensis cultivar Old Blush chromosome 2, RchiOBHm-V2, whole genome shotgun sequence:
- the LOC112190229 gene encoding uclacyanin 1, whose protein sequence is MAVLTRTLMSFAIMTVLVELATAATYTVGGPNGGWDATTDLQTWASSQTFLLGDNLNFQYSPSHNVLEVSKADYDSCQGSNSIQAYSGGSTTIPLSSAGKRYFICGTNGHCSQGMKLEVDTSLATNSAPPPTASPAVNLAPQESPSTTLPPSSDSPLASSLAPDTSAASPSPAQSPELAFSPTPTAIDIPSTESPTSISRTGSSPEPSAASSLNNIRGLTLGFGIMMMLHVSRLLSF, encoded by the exons ATGGCTGTACTTACAAGGACATTGATGAGCTTTGCTATCATGACAGTGCTCGTTGAATTGGCCACGGCAGCGACTTACACGGTTGGTGGTCCAAACGGCGGGTGGGATGCAACTACCGACCTGCAAACATGGGCGTCATCCCAGACATTCTTACTCGGAGATAATCTAA ATTTTCAGTACTCGCCTAGCCACAATGTGCTTGAGGTTTCAAAGGCAGACTATGATTCTTGCCAAGGAAGCAACTCAATTCAGGCATACAGTGGTGGCAGCACTACAATCCCTCTCTCTTCTGCAGGAAAGAGATACTTCATTTGTGGAACAAATGGGCATTGTAGCCAGGGAATGAAGCTTGAAGTTGACACTAGTCTTGCAACTAATTCTGCTCCTCCACCTACAGCTTCTCCAGCTGTAAACCTCGCTCCACAAGAATCTCCTTCAACTACTCTACCTCCTTCCTCGGACAGTCCTTTGGCCTCCTCTCTTGCTCCAGACACTTCTGCTGCCTCACCCTCACCTGCACAATCACCAGAACTTGCCTTCAGTCCTACACCAACCGCTATTGACATACCTTCAACTGAATCTCCCACTTCCATCTCTCGAACCGGGTCCTCCCCAGAACCATCAGCTGCTTCATCTCTTAACAACATACGCGGTCTCACTCTGGGATTTGGTATCATGATGATGTTGCATGTTTCTCGCCTTCTAAGCTTTTAA
- the LOC112188493 gene encoding cysteine-rich repeat secretory protein 38, producing the protein MVCSKSIPLGFLLFCLFHHVAIGASPLYHFCFSKQNYTANSPYEANLNQLLDLLYTKVPPTGFGSGSTGQDPNQVNGLALCRGDVSSNNCKTCVVDASKKLGERCPDRKGAIIWYDNCMLKYSDVNFVGQIDNANRFYMWNVQEVDNPTPFNEKVKELLSGLSTTASSSNPKLYATGEVELDKSTKLYGLVQCTRDLSEPDCKKCLDGAISELPNCCDAKQGGRVVGGSCNFRYEIYPFVDS; encoded by the coding sequence ATGGTTTGCTCCAAATCAATCCCTCTTGGTTTCTTACTGTTCTGTCTTTTCCACCATGTTGCCATTGGTGCTTCCCCGCTTTACCATTTCTGTTTCAGCAAACAGAACTACACTGCCAATAGCCCATACGAGGCCAACTTGAATCAGTTGCTCGATCTTCTATACACCAAAGTCCCTCCTACTGGATTTGGATCTGGTTCAACAGGTCAAGACCCGAACCAAGTGAACGGGCTGGCGCTCTGCCGTGGTGATGTTTCAAGCAACAATTGCAAGACTTGTGTCGTCGACGCAAGCAAGAAGCTCGGTGAGCGCTGCCCAGATAGAAAAGGAGCCATAATATGGTATGATAATTGCATGTTAAAGTACTCAGATGTGAATTTCGTTGGCCAAATTGATAACGCAAACAGGTTCTATATGTGGAATGTTCAAGAAGTAGATAACCCTACACCTTTCAATGAGAAGGTTAAAGAATTATTAAGTGGATTATCTACTacagcttcttcttctaatCCAAAGCTCTATGCTACTGGCGAGGTGGAGCTCGATAAATCAACCAAGCTATATGGTTTAGTTCAATGCACGAGGGATCTATCTGAACCGGATTGCAAGAAGTGTCTTGATGGCGCAATAAGCGAACTGCCAAACTGTTGTGATGCAAAGCAGGGTGGGCGGGTTGTGGGCGGGAGTTGTAACTTTAGATACGAAATTTACCCTTTTGTTGATTCTTAA
- the LOC112188782 gene encoding 60S ribosomal protein L28-1: MATVPGQLIWEIVKKNNSFLVKQFGRSHAGVRFSKEPNNLCNLHSYKHSGLANKKTVSIQPGAKDQSVVLATTKTRKQNKPASLVHKSVMRKEFPRMAKAVTNQVVDNFYRPDLKKAALARLSVVYRSLKVSKSGAKKRNRQAVRMY, from the coding sequence ATGGCCACCGTTCCAGGACAGCTGATCTGGGAGATCGTCAAGAAGAACAACTCCTTCTTGGTCAAGCAGTTCGGCCGGAGCCACGCCGGCGTCCGCTTCAGCAAGGAGCCTAACAACCTCTGCAACCTCCACTCCTACAAGCACTCCGGTTTGGCGAACAAGAAGACTGTGAGTATTCAGCCCGGAGCCAAAGACCAGTCGGTGGTGCTCGCCACCACTAAGACCAGGAAGCAGAACAAGCCGGCCAGTTTGGTTCACAAGTCTGTCATGAGGAAGGAGTTTCCTCGCATGGCCAAGGCTGTTACCAATCAGGTGGTTGATAACTTCTACAGACCAGATTTGAAGAAAGCAGCCCTTGCTAGGCTCAGTGTGGTTTACAGGAGTCTCAAGGTGTCAAAATCTGGTGCCAAGAAGAGGAATAGGCAGGCAGTTAGAATGTACTGA